The following proteins are co-located in the Microplitis demolitor isolate Queensland-Clemson2020A chromosome 3, iyMicDemo2.1a, whole genome shotgun sequence genome:
- the LOC103576189 gene encoding lamin-C isoform X1: MSTKSSKKSTASSSAASSSINTSSVQSPQPSTSTPIGRRPGSPLSPTRYSRLQEKQDLQNLNDRLACYIEKVRHLESENSRLSREVQTSQEIVTREVSNIKSMYEHELSDARKLLDETAKERAKLEIDTKRLWDDNEDLKAKLEKKIKDLQISERNAILYETRYNDLQSQYNQIQAERKKHQEHERELEKEVERLKGLLDDARKHLEEETLQRIDLENNIQSMKEDISFKDQIFQQELTETRSRRQVEISEIDGRLAEQYEAKLQQSLQELRDQYEAQMRANREEIELLYENKIKNLTSHAQRNSGAASVAVEELRQTRTRIDVLNQRITELETMNNNLNTRIRELENLRESERAKHAEGLASLEAELARMRDEMAQQLQEYQDLMDIKVGLDLEIAAYRKLLESEEVRLNITPMHGSMSTSTSSRSTPSRYTPVRGGKRKRTLMEESEERSTSDYSVLSSARGDIEITEADPQGRFVKLTNKGNKEISLSGWQLVRKAESHETVFKFHRTAKLEGGAHVLVWSSDIGATHEPPSNIVMKGQKWFVGDTMTTNLLNNEGEEMATSERKRQQLSTTMSRHREMGFRSSEEMHQQGDPQGPEERCRLM, from the exons ATGTCTACGAAGTCAAGCAAAAAATCAACGGCATCGTCATCAGCGGCGTCTTCGAGTATCAACACCTCGAGTGTCCAATCCCCGCAGCCGAGTACGTCGACGCCGATCGGCCGGCGCCCAGGAAGTCCTCTAAGCCCAACACGTTACTCACGTCTACAGGAAAAACAGGACCTACAGAATCTAAATGACCGCCTTGCCTGTTACATCGAGAAGGTCCGTCATCTTGAATCGGAAAATTCTCGTCTCAGCCGAGAAGTCCAGACTTCTCAGGAAATCGTTACACGAGAAGTTTCAAACATCAAGTCCATGTACGAGCATGAACTTTCCGATGCCAGAAAACTTCTAGATGAAACTGCTAAGGAACGAGCGAAACTTGAGATCGACACCAAGCGCCTGTGGGATGACAACGAGGACCTCAAGGCAAA attggaaaaaaaaattaaggatcTCCAAATTTCTGAACGTAATGCAATCCTCTATGAGACGAGATACAATGACCTGCAGTCGCAGTACAATCAGATTCAAGCTGAACGTAAAAAACACCAAGAGCATGAGCGTGAGTTGGAAAAAGAAGTCGAACGTTTGAAGGGGCTATTGGATGACGCCCGTAAACATCTGGAAGAAGAGACACTTCAGCGAATcgatttggaaaataatattcagaGTATGAAAGAGGATATCAGCTTCAAGGATCAAATATTCCAGCAGGAGTTAACGGAAACTCGTAGCCGTCGTCAAGTTGAGATTTCAGAAATCGATGGCAGACTTGCTGAACAATATGAGGCTAAATTACAGCAATCATTACAAGAACTACGTGACCAGTATGAGGCTCAAATGAGAGCAAATCGTGAAGAAATAGAACTTCTGtatgaaaacaaaattaaaaatttaacatcacATGCTCAGCGTAATTCTGGAGCTGCCAGTGTCGCTGTCGAAGAGCTTCGTCAAACAAGGACACGAATCGATGTGCTGAACCAACGTATAACAGAACTCGAGACAATGAATAACAATCTCAACACACGGATAAGAGAATTAGAGAACTTGCGGGAGAGTGAACGAGCTAAGCATGCCGAGGGATTGGCAAGTCTTGAAGCTGAATTAGCACGCATGCGAGATGAAATGGCTCAGCAACTGCAAGAGTATCAAGATCTTATGGACATTAAAGTTGGATTGGACTTGGAAATAGCTGCTTACAGGAAGTTACTGGAGTCTGAAGAAGTCAGGCTCAATATTACACCAATGCACGGCTCAATGTCGACCTCTACGTCAAGCAGAAGTACTCCGTCACGTTACACTCCAGTCAGAGGAGGTAAACGTAAGAGAACTTTGATGGAGGAAAGTGAGGAACGCAGTACTAGTGACTACAGTGTACTATCATCAGCACGTGGTGATATTGAAATTACTGAAGCTGATCCTCAGGGTCGGTTTGTTAAGCTTACCAACAAAGGAAATAag gaaatttcatTGAGTGGTTGGCAATTAGTACGCAAAGCAGAATCACACGAgacagtttttaaatttcatcgtACAGCTAAATTAGAAGGAGGTGCTCATGTCCTGGTATGGTCATCAGATATCGGAGCTACACATGAGCCACCATCAAATATTGTTATGAAAGGGCAAAAGTGGTTTGTTGGAGATACTATGACTACTAATCTTCTTAATAATGAGGGAGAg gaAATGGCAACTTCTGAACGTAAAAGACAGCAACTGTCAACTACAATGTCACGACACCGAGAAATGGGGTTTAGATCATCGGAGGAAATGCATCAGCAG GGTGATCCCCAAGGTCCAGAAGAACGTTGTCGCCTTATGTGA
- the LOC103576189 gene encoding lamin-C isoform X2, giving the protein MSTKSSKKSTASSSAASSSINTSSVQSPQPSTSTPIGRRPGSPLSPTRYSRLQEKQDLQNLNDRLACYIEKVRHLESENSRLSREVQTSQEIVTREVSNIKSMYEHELSDARKLLDETAKERAKLEIDTKRLWDDNEDLKAKLEKKIKDLQISERNAILYETRYNDLQSQYNQIQAERKKHQEHERELEKEVERLKGLLDDARKHLEEETLQRIDLENNIQSMKEDISFKDQIFQQELTETRSRRQVEISEIDGRLAEQYEAKLQQSLQELRDQYEAQMRANREEIELLYENKIKNLTSHAQRNSGAASVAVEELRQTRTRIDVLNQRITELETMNNNLNTRIRELENLRESERAKHAEGLASLEAELARMRDEMAQQLQEYQDLMDIKVGLDLEIAAYRKLLESEEVRLNITPMHGSMSTSTSSRSTPSRYTPVRGGKRKRTLMEESEERSTSDYSVLSSARGDIEITEADPQGRFVKLTNKGNKEISLSGWQLVRKAESHETVFKFHRTAKLEGGAHVLVWSSDIGATHEPPSNIVMKGQKWFVGDTMTTNLLNNEGEEMATSERKRQQLSTTMSRHREMGFRSSEEMHQQKRFLFL; this is encoded by the exons ATGTCTACGAAGTCAAGCAAAAAATCAACGGCATCGTCATCAGCGGCGTCTTCGAGTATCAACACCTCGAGTGTCCAATCCCCGCAGCCGAGTACGTCGACGCCGATCGGCCGGCGCCCAGGAAGTCCTCTAAGCCCAACACGTTACTCACGTCTACAGGAAAAACAGGACCTACAGAATCTAAATGACCGCCTTGCCTGTTACATCGAGAAGGTCCGTCATCTTGAATCGGAAAATTCTCGTCTCAGCCGAGAAGTCCAGACTTCTCAGGAAATCGTTACACGAGAAGTTTCAAACATCAAGTCCATGTACGAGCATGAACTTTCCGATGCCAGAAAACTTCTAGATGAAACTGCTAAGGAACGAGCGAAACTTGAGATCGACACCAAGCGCCTGTGGGATGACAACGAGGACCTCAAGGCAAA attggaaaaaaaaattaaggatcTCCAAATTTCTGAACGTAATGCAATCCTCTATGAGACGAGATACAATGACCTGCAGTCGCAGTACAATCAGATTCAAGCTGAACGTAAAAAACACCAAGAGCATGAGCGTGAGTTGGAAAAAGAAGTCGAACGTTTGAAGGGGCTATTGGATGACGCCCGTAAACATCTGGAAGAAGAGACACTTCAGCGAATcgatttggaaaataatattcagaGTATGAAAGAGGATATCAGCTTCAAGGATCAAATATTCCAGCAGGAGTTAACGGAAACTCGTAGCCGTCGTCAAGTTGAGATTTCAGAAATCGATGGCAGACTTGCTGAACAATATGAGGCTAAATTACAGCAATCATTACAAGAACTACGTGACCAGTATGAGGCTCAAATGAGAGCAAATCGTGAAGAAATAGAACTTCTGtatgaaaacaaaattaaaaatttaacatcacATGCTCAGCGTAATTCTGGAGCTGCCAGTGTCGCTGTCGAAGAGCTTCGTCAAACAAGGACACGAATCGATGTGCTGAACCAACGTATAACAGAACTCGAGACAATGAATAACAATCTCAACACACGGATAAGAGAATTAGAGAACTTGCGGGAGAGTGAACGAGCTAAGCATGCCGAGGGATTGGCAAGTCTTGAAGCTGAATTAGCACGCATGCGAGATGAAATGGCTCAGCAACTGCAAGAGTATCAAGATCTTATGGACATTAAAGTTGGATTGGACTTGGAAATAGCTGCTTACAGGAAGTTACTGGAGTCTGAAGAAGTCAGGCTCAATATTACACCAATGCACGGCTCAATGTCGACCTCTACGTCAAGCAGAAGTACTCCGTCACGTTACACTCCAGTCAGAGGAGGTAAACGTAAGAGAACTTTGATGGAGGAAAGTGAGGAACGCAGTACTAGTGACTACAGTGTACTATCATCAGCACGTGGTGATATTGAAATTACTGAAGCTGATCCTCAGGGTCGGTTTGTTAAGCTTACCAACAAAGGAAATAag gaaatttcatTGAGTGGTTGGCAATTAGTACGCAAAGCAGAATCACACGAgacagtttttaaatttcatcgtACAGCTAAATTAGAAGGAGGTGCTCATGTCCTGGTATGGTCATCAGATATCGGAGCTACACATGAGCCACCATCAAATATTGTTATGAAAGGGCAAAAGTGGTTTGTTGGAGATACTATGACTACTAATCTTCTTAATAATGAGGGAGAg gaAATGGCAACTTCTGAACGTAAAAGACAGCAACTGTCAACTACAATGTCACGACACCGAGAAATGGGGTTTAGATCATCGGAGGAAATGCATCAGCAG aaaCGTTTTCTTTTCCTATAA
- the LOC103576190 gene encoding ribosomal protein S6 kinase alpha-5 isoform X2 — MENVMQPPLPPAPPRPGPAYQISPADNTNETVTHVLTFVNLADSGGQRVDMTHFDLLKVLGTGAYGKVFLVRKRTGADSGRLYAMKVLRKASIVQKKKTTEHTKTERQVLEAVRDSPFLVTLHYAFQTDAKLHLILDYVSGGELFTHLYQRDHFSEDHVRIYIGEIILALEHLHKLGIIYRDIKLENILLDREGHIVLTDFGLSKEFLPHERDNNARAYSFCGTIEYMAPEVVQGGSAGHDIAVDWWSVGVLMYELLTGASPFTVEGQKNNQQEISNRILTTEPPIPKNLSPVVQNFIERLLVKNPRQRLGGGPRDAKELKEHSFFRNAPPPFSWEALEKRQIPPPFVPRIAHELDTSNFADEFTRMVAADSPAVVPPNYDKLFRGYSYVAPSILFSDNTISDQIFRETNQTQHLNRPSVSNILATKFEESAFFQIYEIDPREEALGDGSFSVCRRCRHRHTKQEYAVKIISRRIDSSREVAILRACQGHPNIVKLIDVYQDRAHTYIVMELLSGGELLRSARTYTEEEARKIMKQLASAVHFIHSRGVVHRDLKPENLVYSQAGNNSLIKIVDFGFARLKRSCEPLHTPCYTYPYAAPEVLAHQAYDESCDMWSLGAVLYSLLSGKPAYKVGSPDLASRIKSGEIDFKLWTNLNPVALSVIKGLLTPEPVDRLTANGLVNHTWLAEPKLSIETNQHHRASTSGPSDKAGGFRLKEVDGAKLAQRRKLHKRSTSSSVSSSTSNTSSSSPSIQILRPPSATTSMTTSASPAQPNAFDFSDDRVNEYLSSLSSSSSDSSSPKIILDMNSERQRACELNVDMPKSKRRKRDHKLDNHNNMSNNSCSSKSSSSSGVVTRSRKRKLEQASGSDTSFESSNDSSRDKHESNVHRKQKSGKRPRRYPAINE, encoded by the exons ATGGAGAATGTCATGCAGCCGCCCCTTCCACCAGCACCACCACGGCCAGGACCGGCATACCAAATTTCACCAGCTGATAATACTAATGAAACTGTAACACATGTTTTGACATttg ttaatttaGCAGACAGTGGAGGCCAGAGGGTCGATATGACGCACTTTGATCTGCTCAAAGTCCTTGGGACTGGAG CTTATGGCAAAGTCTTCCTGGTGAGAAAAAGAACTGGTGCTGATTCTGGTCGTCTCTATGCAATGAAGGTCTTAAGAAAGGCGTCAATagtgcagaaaaaaaagacaacTGAGCATACAAAAACAGAGAGACAAGTACTGGAGGCTGTTAGAGACAGTCCATTTTTGGTTACACTACATTATGCCTTTCAAACTGACGCAAAACTTCACTTGATACTCg aTTATGTAAGTGGCGGTGAATTGTTTACTCATTTGTATCAACGCGATCATTTTTCCGAAGACCATGTACGGATATATATTGGAGAAATTATTTTGGCCCTTGAGCATCTGCATAAG CTGGGTATAATTTATCGTGAtataaaacttgaaaatatacTACTGGATCGTGAAGGCCATATTGTGCTCACAGACTTTGGTCTAAGTAAGGAATTTTTGCCACATGAGAGAGACAACAATGCCCGAGCCTATTCCTTCTGCGGGACCATCGAGTACATGGCACCGGAAGTCGTGCAAGGTGGCTCAGCTGGTCACGATATT gctGTTGATTGGTGGAGTGTTGGAGTATTGATGTACGAATTGCTGACTGGTGCATCGCCATTTACAGTTGAAGGTCAAAAGAATAATCAACAAGAAATATCAAACAGGATATTGACAACAGAACCACCAATACCAAAAAATCTTAGTCCAGTGGTACAGAACTTCATTGAACGTCTGTTGGTTAAAAATCCTCGTCAGCGGTTGGGTGGTGGGCCACGTGACGCTAAAGAACTTAAAGAACATTCGTTTTTTCGAAATGCACCGCCACCATTTAGCTGGGAAGCCTTAGAAAAACGACAAATACCACCGCCTTTTGTGCCTAGAATAGCTCATGAGTTGGATACCAGTAATTTTGCTGATGAATTTACCAGAATGGTCGCTGCTGATAGTCCGGCAGTTGTGCCGCCAAATTACGACAAATTATTCCGAGGTTACTCATACGTCGCGCCGTCAATATTATTCAGCGATAATACGATAAGCGACCAAATATTCCGCGAGACCAATCAAACCCAACATTTGAACCGTCCGTCGGTGTCAAATATACTGGCGACAAAATTCGAAGAGTCCGCGTTCTTTCAAATTTACGAAATAGACCCGCGTGAAGAGGCGCTCGGTGATGGAAGTTTTTCAGTGTGCCGTCGATGCCGTCACCGTCACACGAAACAAGAGTATGCTGTTAAGATAATAAGCAGAAGAATAGACAGCAGCCGTGAAGTTGCTATTCTTCGTGCTTGTCAAGGTCATCCTAATATTGTTAAGCTGATAGATGTCTATCAGGATCGTGCGCACACTTACATAGTAATGGAGTTATTATCTGGAGGTGAGTTACTCAGATCTGCTCGTACGTATACTGAAGAAGAGGCTcgtaaaataatgaaacaatTAGCATCAGCAGTGCACTTTATACATTCTCGTGGTGTTGTTCATCGTGATTTAAAAccggaaaatttagtttactcGCAAGCTGGTAATAATTcactaattaaaattgtcgACTTTGGATTTGCAAGACTGAAACGTTCGTGTGAGCCACTTCATACTCCATGTTACACTTATCCATATGCTGCTCCAGAGGTTCTTGCGCACCAGGCTTATGATGAGAGCTGTGATATGTGGAGTTTAGGTGCCGTTTTGTACTCGTTGTTATCAGGAAAACCAGCTTACAAAGTTGGATCACCAGATCTTGCGTCAAGAATAAAATCCGgtgaaattgattttaaattatggacGAATCTAAATCCGGTTGCACTGTCGGTTATCAAAGGACTATTAACTCCAGAGCCTGTTGACAGACTCACTGCCAATGGTCTCGTAAATCATACATGGCTGGCAGAGCCAAAATTGTCCATTGAAACGAATCAACATCACCGAGCCTCGACTTCGGGACCAAGTGATAAAGCTGGAGGCTTCAGATTAAAAGAAGTTGATGGCGCTAAACTTGCTCAGCGGCGTAAACTTCACAAACGTTCGACCTCAAGTTCAGTATCTTCTTCAACTTCAAACACATCATCCTCTAGCCCGTCAATTCAAATTCTGAGACCACCAAGTGCTACCACCAGTATGACAACATCAGCATCACCAGCTCAACCAAATGCCTTTGACTTCAGTGACGACCGTGTAAATGAATACTTAAGTTCACTGTCGTCTTCGTCATCAGATTCAAGTTCGCCGAAAATAATTCTCGACATGAATAGCGAACGTCAACGTGCCTGTGAATTAAATGTTGATATGCCTAAAAGTAAACGACGAAAGAGAGATCACAAACTGgacaatcataataatatgagTAATAATTCATGCTCCAGTAAAAGTAGCAGCAGCAGTGGTGTCGTTACAAGATCACGTAAAAGAAAACTTGAGCAAGCAAGTGGCTCCGATACTTCCTTTGAGTCTTCTAATGATTCTTCGCGAGACAAACATGAGTCTAATGTTCACAGAAAACAAAAATCTGGCAAACGACCTAGAAGATATCCTGCTATCAAtgaatag
- the LOC103576190 gene encoding ribosomal protein S6 kinase alpha-5 isoform X1, translated as MKSIKKISEHESGYFEDGSDVEIVFEDNAAGDGRKWGSGSSGLSKAIRKLDVTDSPASPDPVSQERNDDGVNLADSGGQRVDMTHFDLLKVLGTGAYGKVFLVRKRTGADSGRLYAMKVLRKASIVQKKKTTEHTKTERQVLEAVRDSPFLVTLHYAFQTDAKLHLILDYVSGGELFTHLYQRDHFSEDHVRIYIGEIILALEHLHKLGIIYRDIKLENILLDREGHIVLTDFGLSKEFLPHERDNNARAYSFCGTIEYMAPEVVQGGSAGHDIAVDWWSVGVLMYELLTGASPFTVEGQKNNQQEISNRILTTEPPIPKNLSPVVQNFIERLLVKNPRQRLGGGPRDAKELKEHSFFRNAPPPFSWEALEKRQIPPPFVPRIAHELDTSNFADEFTRMVAADSPAVVPPNYDKLFRGYSYVAPSILFSDNTISDQIFRETNQTQHLNRPSVSNILATKFEESAFFQIYEIDPREEALGDGSFSVCRRCRHRHTKQEYAVKIISRRIDSSREVAILRACQGHPNIVKLIDVYQDRAHTYIVMELLSGGELLRSARTYTEEEARKIMKQLASAVHFIHSRGVVHRDLKPENLVYSQAGNNSLIKIVDFGFARLKRSCEPLHTPCYTYPYAAPEVLAHQAYDESCDMWSLGAVLYSLLSGKPAYKVGSPDLASRIKSGEIDFKLWTNLNPVALSVIKGLLTPEPVDRLTANGLVNHTWLAEPKLSIETNQHHRASTSGPSDKAGGFRLKEVDGAKLAQRRKLHKRSTSSSVSSSTSNTSSSSPSIQILRPPSATTSMTTSASPAQPNAFDFSDDRVNEYLSSLSSSSSDSSSPKIILDMNSERQRACELNVDMPKSKRRKRDHKLDNHNNMSNNSCSSKSSSSSGVVTRSRKRKLEQASGSDTSFESSNDSSRDKHESNVHRKQKSGKRPRRYPAINE; from the exons ATGAAGTCGATTAAGAAGATTTCGGAGCACGAGAGCGGTTACTTCGAGGATGGTAGTGACGTCGAAATTGTTTTTGAGGACAATGCTGCTGGAGATGGAAGAAAATGGGGCTCCGGTTCCTCGGGATTATCTAAGGCCATAAGAAAACTCGATGTGACCGACTCGCCCGCATCTCCGGACCCGGTGTCGCAGGAAAGAAATGATGATGgag ttaatttaGCAGACAGTGGAGGCCAGAGGGTCGATATGACGCACTTTGATCTGCTCAAAGTCCTTGGGACTGGAG CTTATGGCAAAGTCTTCCTGGTGAGAAAAAGAACTGGTGCTGATTCTGGTCGTCTCTATGCAATGAAGGTCTTAAGAAAGGCGTCAATagtgcagaaaaaaaagacaacTGAGCATACAAAAACAGAGAGACAAGTACTGGAGGCTGTTAGAGACAGTCCATTTTTGGTTACACTACATTATGCCTTTCAAACTGACGCAAAACTTCACTTGATACTCg aTTATGTAAGTGGCGGTGAATTGTTTACTCATTTGTATCAACGCGATCATTTTTCCGAAGACCATGTACGGATATATATTGGAGAAATTATTTTGGCCCTTGAGCATCTGCATAAG CTGGGTATAATTTATCGTGAtataaaacttgaaaatatacTACTGGATCGTGAAGGCCATATTGTGCTCACAGACTTTGGTCTAAGTAAGGAATTTTTGCCACATGAGAGAGACAACAATGCCCGAGCCTATTCCTTCTGCGGGACCATCGAGTACATGGCACCGGAAGTCGTGCAAGGTGGCTCAGCTGGTCACGATATT gctGTTGATTGGTGGAGTGTTGGAGTATTGATGTACGAATTGCTGACTGGTGCATCGCCATTTACAGTTGAAGGTCAAAAGAATAATCAACAAGAAATATCAAACAGGATATTGACAACAGAACCACCAATACCAAAAAATCTTAGTCCAGTGGTACAGAACTTCATTGAACGTCTGTTGGTTAAAAATCCTCGTCAGCGGTTGGGTGGTGGGCCACGTGACGCTAAAGAACTTAAAGAACATTCGTTTTTTCGAAATGCACCGCCACCATTTAGCTGGGAAGCCTTAGAAAAACGACAAATACCACCGCCTTTTGTGCCTAGAATAGCTCATGAGTTGGATACCAGTAATTTTGCTGATGAATTTACCAGAATGGTCGCTGCTGATAGTCCGGCAGTTGTGCCGCCAAATTACGACAAATTATTCCGAGGTTACTCATACGTCGCGCCGTCAATATTATTCAGCGATAATACGATAAGCGACCAAATATTCCGCGAGACCAATCAAACCCAACATTTGAACCGTCCGTCGGTGTCAAATATACTGGCGACAAAATTCGAAGAGTCCGCGTTCTTTCAAATTTACGAAATAGACCCGCGTGAAGAGGCGCTCGGTGATGGAAGTTTTTCAGTGTGCCGTCGATGCCGTCACCGTCACACGAAACAAGAGTATGCTGTTAAGATAATAAGCAGAAGAATAGACAGCAGCCGTGAAGTTGCTATTCTTCGTGCTTGTCAAGGTCATCCTAATATTGTTAAGCTGATAGATGTCTATCAGGATCGTGCGCACACTTACATAGTAATGGAGTTATTATCTGGAGGTGAGTTACTCAGATCTGCTCGTACGTATACTGAAGAAGAGGCTcgtaaaataatgaaacaatTAGCATCAGCAGTGCACTTTATACATTCTCGTGGTGTTGTTCATCGTGATTTAAAAccggaaaatttagtttactcGCAAGCTGGTAATAATTcactaattaaaattgtcgACTTTGGATTTGCAAGACTGAAACGTTCGTGTGAGCCACTTCATACTCCATGTTACACTTATCCATATGCTGCTCCAGAGGTTCTTGCGCACCAGGCTTATGATGAGAGCTGTGATATGTGGAGTTTAGGTGCCGTTTTGTACTCGTTGTTATCAGGAAAACCAGCTTACAAAGTTGGATCACCAGATCTTGCGTCAAGAATAAAATCCGgtgaaattgattttaaattatggacGAATCTAAATCCGGTTGCACTGTCGGTTATCAAAGGACTATTAACTCCAGAGCCTGTTGACAGACTCACTGCCAATGGTCTCGTAAATCATACATGGCTGGCAGAGCCAAAATTGTCCATTGAAACGAATCAACATCACCGAGCCTCGACTTCGGGACCAAGTGATAAAGCTGGAGGCTTCAGATTAAAAGAAGTTGATGGCGCTAAACTTGCTCAGCGGCGTAAACTTCACAAACGTTCGACCTCAAGTTCAGTATCTTCTTCAACTTCAAACACATCATCCTCTAGCCCGTCAATTCAAATTCTGAGACCACCAAGTGCTACCACCAGTATGACAACATCAGCATCACCAGCTCAACCAAATGCCTTTGACTTCAGTGACGACCGTGTAAATGAATACTTAAGTTCACTGTCGTCTTCGTCATCAGATTCAAGTTCGCCGAAAATAATTCTCGACATGAATAGCGAACGTCAACGTGCCTGTGAATTAAATGTTGATATGCCTAAAAGTAAACGACGAAAGAGAGATCACAAACTGgacaatcataataatatgagTAATAATTCATGCTCCAGTAAAAGTAGCAGCAGCAGTGGTGTCGTTACAAGATCACGTAAAAGAAAACTTGAGCAAGCAAGTGGCTCCGATACTTCCTTTGAGTCTTCTAATGATTCTTCGCGAGACAAACATGAGTCTAATGTTCACAGAAAACAAAAATCTGGCAAACGACCTAGAAGATATCCTGCTATCAAtgaatag
- the LOC103576191 gene encoding iodotyrosine deiodinase 1 yields MLAELFPFWTKYGYCIIIVLVFYSIVNLVSKYKASYCESGRNENNNYLTEYGKEFEDEPALSINLQHIPYDYKKPTADQLEKRAAEFYKIANARRTIRFFSSESVPRRVIYDIIKSAGTAPSGAHTEPWTFVLVSDKEMKLRIREIIEQEEEINYKKRMGKKWTTDLKPLKTNWIKEYLTQAPYLIIVFKQKYGTLADGRPKIHYYCDMSVAIACGILITAIQYAGLVTLTSTPLNCGPALRNLLGRPSNEKLCLLLPVGYPADDATVPKLERKSLEDILIEF; encoded by the exons atgCTGGCAGAACTTTTTCCTTTTTGGACGAAATACGGCTATTGCATAATAATTGTACTCGTTTTTTACAGTATTGTAAACTTGGTATCAAAATACAAAGCGAGTTATTGTGAAAGCGgtagaaatgaaaataataattatttaactgagTACGGTAAAGAGTTTGAAGATGAGCCAgctttatcaataaatttacaacACATTCCTTACGATTATAAAAAACCAACTGCCGATCAATTGGAAAAAAGAGCTgcagaattttataaaatagcgAATGCGCGCAGGACGATCAGATTTTTTAGCTCGGAATCGGTACCACGGCGGGTTATTTATGACATTATTAAATCAGCAG GTACTGCACCAAGTGGTGCACACACTGAGCCTTGGACTTTTGTGTTGGTGTCTGATAAAGAAATGAAGTTGAGGATAAGAGAAATAATCGAGCAAGAAGAAGagataaactataaaaaacgTATGGGTAAAAAGTGGACGACGGACTTGAAACCGCTAAAGACTAATTGGATAAAAGAGTATCTCACGCAAGCGccgtatttaattattgtatttaaacaaaaatatggcACGCTGGCTGATGGACGGCCAAAGATTCATTACTACTGTGATATGAGTGTCGCTATTGCTTGCGGTATTCTTATCACTGCCATTCAG tatGCGGGACTTGTTACACTCACATCGACGCCCTTGAACTGCGGACCTGCACTAAGAAATCTTTTGGGACGACCTtccaatgaaaaattatgcCTTCTTTTACCTGTTGGTTACCCAGCTGATGATGCCACTGTACCTAAACTCGAACGTAAATCTTtggaagatattttaattgaattttga